From a single Apostichopus japonicus isolate 1M-3 chromosome 12, ASM3797524v1, whole genome shotgun sequence genomic region:
- the LOC139976980 gene encoding uncharacterized protein isoform X2, with amino-acid sequence MALSSTAEVIVTVELFDRGFLTIDALDASQKMLDIAIRKRVYRNTLLATIGTEKIKGLTEDSYDAVVAGGVFSVGTVQYNSIQMLMDYVKKGGYIIFNVAETSMSEIQALSARKFQILSSQWEEAKLCRCVEERASYHINDEPAKIIVLQKM; translated from the exons ATGGCCTTGTCGTCTACAGCGGAGGTTATTGTAACGGTGGAG CTTTTTGATCGAGGTTTCCTAACAATTGATGCCTTAGATGCTTCACAGAAGATGCTTGATATTGCCATAAGGAAAAGAGTTTACCGTAACACACTCTTGGCTACTATAGGAACAGAAAAAATCAAAGGACTAACTGAAG ATTCCTACGACGCTGTAGTAGCTGGCGGCGTTTTTTCTGTCGGTACGGTGCAGTATAACTCCATACAAATGCTCATGGATTACGTTAAGAAGG GTGGATACATCATTTTTAATGTTGCCGAGACATCTATGAGTGAAATCCAAGCTCTAAGCGCTCGTAAATTTCAGATCCTGTCGTCACAATGGGAGGAAGCTAAGTTGTGCAGATGTGTAGAAGAGAGAGCATCATATCACATCAATGATGAGCCAGCCAAGATAATCGTTTTGCAGAAGATGTAA
- the LOC139976978 gene encoding uncharacterized protein yields MEFAVKYLTYILMFSTIPYQICLGLDWPRLVVNEGQTAKVPCPTQGSSVSYFWKSGLFYNDSDTVASLVHGILQKSSESFDITNDGTLLIHNVSTRQEGRYFCRTTSTSNECHGAVTVYVKVPDARSRIHIEECSPQSSCTLFLALHDTMALTCKAENMPSGTKLIWLNGSHQLESQKSETVNCGALERKDTDICNTIEFVFHNPVGLICLVLSELSRPEDTPTMIAYVTLVEQGDPLQVAWIVAVAVLSAILLTIFLCFIIYTFVGCLKARSSKETSGTNSNKDDHKQKENATGPCDETEMDPLLQETNTIRKDESSKGERKISVDEEKPAEAKSKESESQDIESLKEINSPTEIVMTPPTAPIHPDPSSVTTENESVSTSSASTKQHKLVESKPEKSESQGIELMTEIKPSTKTITTPPTAPKHVTTEKGSGSTSLASTKQQKLVESKSEKSEPSTERKAIHSTPPMDPPYATITKGKKNASTSPLTDVQKAQVNESPVDSLPEQSPKQEISSTTENKPISRGNPFAPSRPPLPSSSKKQSSSKYSSETQDMGLTKETKPSSENRPPPPPPPIVDEPSPEKRQPPPPPPVVDGSTSLQKRDKENDKNPLQNRPLPPVPTAAKGNEEGVTPSSRSPDKKGKKEKRTAPLPPSQGK; encoded by the exons ATGGAATTTGCCGTCAAATATCTGACCTATATTTTAATGTTCTCAACTATTCCGT ATCAAATATGTCTTGGACTCGATTGGCCAAGATTAGTGGTGAATGAAGGACAAACGGCAAAGGTTCCATGTCCAACGCAAGGATCCTCGGTGTCGTATTTTTGGAAGAGTGGATTGTTTTACAACGACAGTGATACCGTTGCGTCACTTGTACATGGTATTTTGCAAAAATCTTCAGAAAGTTTTGATATCACTAATGACGGTACGCTACTCATACATAACGTTTCTACCCGTCAAGAAGGACGGTACTTTTGTAGGACAACATCCACTTCCAACGAGTGTCATGGGGCTGTTACGGTTTATGTAAAag TGCCAGATGCACGATCACGGATACATATAGAGGAATGTAGTCCACAAAGCAGTTGCACGTTGTTTCTGGCACTCCACGACACGATGGCTTTAACATGCAAAGCAGAGAACATGCCATCGGGTACTAAGCTTATCTGGCTGAACGGATCGCACCAACTTGAAAGTCAGAAGTCTGAAACCGTAAATTGTGGAGCTCTTGAAAGGAAGGACACAGACATTTGTAACACAATAGAATTCGTATTTCATAACCCAGTAGGATTAATTTGCCTAGTTCTTAGTGAATTGTCACGTCCCGAAGATACACCTACGATGATAGCTTACGTGACCTTGGTAGAACAAG GTGATCCTTTACAAGTTGCCTGGATTGTAGCTGTGGCTGTTCTTTCGGCCATCTTGCTCACTATTTTCTTATGCTTCATCATATACACATTTG TTGGATGCCTTAAGGCCAGATCATCAAAAGAGACATCAGGCACCAATAGCAATAAAGATGATcacaaacagaaagaaaatgcAACCGGTCCTTG TGACGAGACAGAAATGGATCCATTACTACAG GAAACAAATACGATAAGGAAAGATGAAAGTAGTAAAGGAGAACGCAAG ATATCCGTAGACGAAGAAAAACCTGCGGAAGCGAAATCAAAAGAG TCCGAAAGTCAAGACATAGAATCGTTGAAGGAAATCAATTCACCCACTGAGATAGTAATGACCCCTCCAACTGCCCCTATTCATCCTGATCCATCCTCCGTCACAACAGAAAACGAAAGCGTGTCAACATCATCG GCATCTACGAAGCAACACAAACTGGTTGAGAGCAAACCAGAAAAG TCGGAAAGTCAAGGCATTGAACTGATGACGGAAATCAAGCCATCCACTAAGACCATAACGACCCCTCCTACTGCCCCTAAGCATGTCACGACAGAAAAAGGAAGCGGTTCAACGTCATTG GCATCTACAAAGCAACAAAAACTGGTTGAGAGCAAATCAGAAAAG TCTGAACCATCCACTGAGAGAAAAGCAATCCATTCCACTCCTCCTATGGATCCTCCTTACGCTACTATCacgaaaggaaagaaaaacgcCTCAACATCACCACTAACG GACGTACAGAAAGCTCAAGTAAACGAATCACCAGTGGACAGTCTTCCAGAGCAG TCCCCAAAGCAGGAAATATCATCCACCACGGAAAACAAACCAATCTCTAGAGGGAATCCTTTTGCTCCGTCTCGACCTCCTCTTCCGTCCTCAAGTAAAAAACAAAGCAGCTCAAAATATTCG TCCGAAACTCAAGACATGGGTTTGACGAAGGAAACCAAGCCATCCTCCGAGAACAGGCCACCGCCTCCCCCTCCTCCTATAGTAGATGAGCCATCCCCTGAGAAAAGGCAACcgcctccccctcctcctgtAGTAGACGGTTCAACATCG CTTCAAAAACGCGATAAGGAAAACGATAAGAATCCACTTCAAAATAGACCTCTTCCACCTGTTCCCACTGCCGCAAAGGGAAACGAGGAAGGTGTAACACCATCG TCCAGAAGTCCTGATAAGAAagggaaaaaggaaaaaagaacaGCCCCCCTACCACCTTCTCAAGGTAAATGA
- the LOC139976980 gene encoding uncharacterized protein isoform X1: MSTLKTYLHERTVLWEIMKTEKTDDVIGWYNKNSELYDKNFPNAGFRYHGDLAETVVEYVSNKRAVILDLGAGSGIIGKLLFDRGFLTIDALDASQKMLDIAIRKRVYRNTLLATIGTEKIKGLTEDSYDAVVAGGVFSVGTVQYNSIQMLMDYVKKGGYIIFNVAETSMSEIQALSARKFQILSSQWEEAKLCRCVEERASYHINDEPAKIIVLQKM, from the exons ATGTCGACTTTGAAAACCTATCTGCATGAGCGAACTGTTTTGTGGGAAATTATGAAGACTGAAAAGACTGATGATGTTATTGGATGGTACAACAAGAACTCGGAATTATATGACAAG AACTTTCCAAATGCAGGATTTCGATACCACGGAGACTTAGCGGAAACGGTTGTTGAATATGTTTCAAACAAACGTGCTGTGATTCTGGACCTAGGCGCTGGATCTGGCATTATAGGCAAACTG CTTTTTGATCGAGGTTTCCTAACAATTGATGCCTTAGATGCTTCACAGAAGATGCTTGATATTGCCATAAGGAAAAGAGTTTACCGTAACACACTCTTGGCTACTATAGGAACAGAAAAAATCAAAGGACTAACTGAAG ATTCCTACGACGCTGTAGTAGCTGGCGGCGTTTTTTCTGTCGGTACGGTGCAGTATAACTCCATACAAATGCTCATGGATTACGTTAAGAAGG GTGGATACATCATTTTTAATGTTGCCGAGACATCTATGAGTGAAATCCAAGCTCTAAGCGCTCGTAAATTTCAGATCCTGTCGTCACAATGGGAGGAAGCTAAGTTGTGCAGATGTGTAGAAGAGAGAGCATCATATCACATCAATGATGAGCCAGCCAAGATAATCGTTTTGCAGAAGATGTAA